The Osmia lignaria lignaria isolate PbOS001 chromosome 14, iyOsmLign1, whole genome shotgun sequence genome has a window encoding:
- the LOC117607366 gene encoding uncharacterized protein LOC117607366 isoform X2, translating to MDNKVDVSEVEDISMIGSSEIFYLPEVAEISEVLDSTGLSPLTSSLDHTLTLQEDKLLSSEVNMGIEDTWTEANSSTSDYAIPLPPPPGLNDFTDVGADPISDSGTGIEHGPFLPPGTPALNNLFSEGGDSQDDSPMEDVVLRAGVCGLRNLGNTCFMAAGLQCLTATPPVLRHFLDLQQKGEKLPPPGSLMAHFSVLLGKMWSGRYSVLRPTEFKQTLGAYHSQFKDYRQHDCQEFLALLLDSLHEQMNTAKYTKNCQTPSSTTTANSINSIENSNGKTVSSVTANSNSNCNTDLLEMYDCLPSPECPNSPNVTMAGSPRDLGSPIGEIDSIMNSPRESPLNDGDEDEETLDSDEVIEEKTNTFIHNKVDEKESEVSPSLRLDTLIELSKNVPKYHGLYDIHKEAKTSNANFLVTQQECNNEIHYDSQKFPKDNVRRMPLDNSNLMENHDFDNKSISVKRIKEVNIQKVNCGVDYVSSGSDIEYDNGLEKCNVKRMRLDDQEKNHKRDGQGSISSQCTRISQSFGNGAIAAQDEIEADKHWAKHLRSNRSIIVDTFQGQFKSKVVCAVCKHVSVTYEPFMYLSVPLPHAMERQLNVTYVPANGDQPIRCVVSLNKQSRIGKLKEELLKILGKENIAIANIALAEVLENHISKILDDNTLLRHINDTNRSIYAFELTEPPDAYTSVPDGGGDRVMDTDNCQKCAVTGEEIQCMICLEELDGGLKRHSGNSCNFVICDTCIENYFKNQTEPQMCSVCSTYMTASSFVKIDQTGRPAIRILNVPLVLRQDTTNETTNNRKGTKLFGYPHLVKLPSRVNAKDLYDIVKRNVPQEGNYTLHFVTGQGHHCSRCIYTAHCTGCSVPESGVVILHTGDTLAVRYTEHVPKIAPPIDHISVSKQRPHHPLSLYDCLQAFSQSASEINVLQKHSRFIDIPSSS from the exons ATGGACAATAAGGTGGATGTCTCAGAAGTAGAAGATATTTCAATGATCGGATCGTCTGAAATTTTTTACCTGCCTGAGGTTGCAGAGATATCAGAGGTGTTAGATTCCACTGGCCTTAGTCCGTTAACATCTTCTTTAGATCATACTCTTACTCTTCAAGAGGATAAATTACTTTCATCTGAAGTTAACATGGGCATAGAAGACACATG GACCGAAGCAAATAGTTCTACGTCAGATTATGCCATTCCACTTCCACCACCACCTGGTTTAAATGATTTTACAGATGTCGGTGCAGATCCTATCAGTGATAGTGGAACTGGCATAGAGCATGGTCCATTTTTACCTCCTGGTACTCCAGCCCTAAATAATTTGTTTTCAGAAGGTGGAGATTCTCAAGATGATTCTCCAATGG AAGATGTAGTTTTACGCGCTGGAGTGTGCGGTCTTCGTAATTTGGGTAACACTTGCTTTATGGCTGCTGGTTTGCAATGTTTAACTGCAACCCCACCTGTCCTGCGACATTTTTTAGACTTGCAGCAAAAAGGGGAGAAACTACCTCCTCCTGGTTCATTGATGGCACACTTCAGTGTACTACTTGGCAAAATGTGGTCCGGTAGATACAGCGTACTAAGGCCAACCGAGTTTAAGCAAACTTTAGGGGCATATCACTCGCAATTTAAAGATTATAGACAG CATGATTGTCAAGAATTTCTTGCGCTTTTATTGGATTCTTTACACGAACAAATGAATACagcaaaatatacaaaaaattgtCAAACTCCATCGTCTACAACCACTGCCAATTCGattaattcaattgaaaattcaaatggGAAAACTGTGTCCTCAGTCACTGCCAATAGCAATTCGAATTGTAACACAGATCTGTTAGAAATGTATGATTGCTTACCATCGCCAGAATGTCCAAATAGTCCGAATGTTACAATGGCTGGTTCACCAAGAG aTTTAGGTTCACCGATCGGTGAAATAGATAGTATTATGAATTCGCCACGAGAGTCACCTTTGAACGATGGCGATGAGGATGAAGAAACACTTGATTCTGACGAAGTCATCGAAGAGAAAACAAACACTTTTATCCATAATAAAGTTGATGAAAAGGAAAGCGAAGTATCGCCCTCTTTAAGGCTGGATACTCTAATCGAACTTTCGAAAAACGTTCCGAAGTATCATGGTCTTTATGATATTCATAAAGAAGCGAAAACTAGTAACGCAAATTTCTTAGTGACACAACAAGAATGTAACAACGAGATTCACTATGATTCCCAAAAATTTCCGAAAGATAATGTCCGACGTATGCCTTTGGACAATTCAAATTTAATGGAGAATCATGATTTTGACAATAAAAGTATTAGCgtcaaaagaataaaagaagttAACATTCAAAAGGTCAATTGTGGTGTGGATTACGTATCGAGCGGTTCTGACATAGAATATGATAATGGTTTAGAAAAATGTAACGTAAAACGTATGAGGCTCGACGATCAAGAGAAAAATCATAAACGCGACGGTCAGGGAAGTATTAGTTCACAATGTACAAGAATTTCACAGAGTTTTGGAAATGGCGCTATTGCAGCGCAAGATGAAATTGAGGCAGATAAACATTGGGCGAAGCATTTGAGGTCTAATAGGAGTATTATTGTCGATACTTTTCAGGGTCAGTTTAAAAGCAAG GTTGTTTGCGCGGTTTGCAAACACGTTTCCGTTACCTACGAACCTTTTATGTATTTATCAGTGCCGTTACCTCACGCAATGGAGAGGCAATTAAACGTTACGTATGTTCCTGCGAACGGTGATCAACCTATAAGGTGCGTTGTTTCATTAAACAAGCAGTCGCGCATTGGAAAATTAAAGGAGGAGTTGTTAAAAATACTTGGCAAAGAAAACATTGCAATAGCAAACATTGCACTTGCTGAAGTTTTAGAAAATCATATATCAAAGATTTTG GATGACAATACACTGTTGAGACACATCAATGATACGAATCGATCTATATACGCCTTTGAACTCACGGAACCTCCTGACGCGTACACTTCAGTGCCAGACGGTGGTGGAGATCGTGTAATGGACACCGATAACTGTCAGAAATGTGCAGTTACCGGAGAGGAAATCCAGTGCATGATTTGTCTCGAGGAATTGGATGGAGGTTTAAAGAGGCACAGCGGGAACAGCTGCAACTTTGTTATATGTGATACTTGTATCGAg AATTACTTCAAGAATCAAACGGAACCTCAAATGTGTTCGGTGTGTTCAACGTACATGACCGCATCGTCCTTTGTTAAAATAGATCAAACTGGTCGACCTGCGATTAGGATTTTAAATGTTCCATTGGTTTTGCGACAGGATACGACTAACGAAACGACGAACAATCGTAAAGGAACAAAACTGTTCGGTTATCCACATTTAGTAAAATTACCTTCAAGAGTAAACGCTAAAGACTTATACGATATTGTAAAAAGAAACGTACCGCAAGAAGGAAATTACACCCTTCATTTTGTTACGGGACAG